In the genome of Caldisphaera lagunensis DSM 15908, the window AAATGGAAACATAATAGATAAGAATTCTATGATATGCGAGAAAGGGATATCATATAAAATATAGTATAAAATATTTATATATGTTGCATAGATATAATTCTAGGGGGTTCATATGAGCAATACAAGAAATTCCCTAAATTATCTTGCAATAATAAGGATAATGAGAAGCGTTTCAGCAGGAATAATTTCAATTGTTTATCCCTATATAGCAATAAAGATGCTTCATTTCAATTTATCCACATTAGGTTTAGTATATGCCTTAGCAGCATTGTTTACAGCATTATTCTCAATAGCCTTTGGTTACTTAGCTGATTTCATAGGTAGAAAGTTGAGCCTTCTTTTTTCATCGCTTGTATTGACTATATCCATTTTAATTTTATTAATCAAAATTAATTTTATTACAGCAGTGATTGCAGCAATTTTAGGAGGAATAAGCAATACTGGCGCAATGGCAGGTGGAGGAATAGGCGGGGCTGTAGCTCCAGTTCAAAATGCATTAATTGCAGATTTTACAACTAGAAAAAATAGAACCACTTTAATATCATTAATGGCATTTTTTGGAAATATAGCAGCTGCTGGAGGTACATTATTAGGAGGAATATTTTCTTATAGGATCGAGTTAGAATTAGCAACAATAATTAGTATAATACCCTTAATCTTTGTCTATTTCATAGAATCGCAACATATAAGAGCAAAATCAATTAAAATGAAATCAGGAAATGTGACATTAAAGTTTTCTATAACTGGCATATTAAATGGATTAACAAGCGGTTTAGTTACACCATTTTTGATTCCAATATTTATAGTTCTTTACG includes:
- a CDS encoding MFS transporter, yielding MSNTRNSLNYLAIIRIMRSVSAGIISIVYPYIAIKMLHFNLSTLGLVYALAALFTALFSIAFGYLADFIGRKLSLLFSSLVLTISILILLIKINFITAVIAAILGGISNTGAMAGGGIGGAVAPVQNALIADFTTRKNRTTLISLMAFFGNIAAAGGTLLGGIFSYRIELELATIISIIPLIFVYFIESQHIRAKSIKMKSGNVTLKFSITGILNGLTSGLVTPFLIPIFIVLYDVSRSYMSIYTTIASLIATFSMLLAPKIDKALGFLRSIYITRGLTIPLILIFPFIRILPVSLGIYIIFPALRVIAIPIQQSAMLSMVPPEERGRISGLNQGSRLGFSSIGTFIASPFMDISLIYLPFVSYSVFMALNIYLYKRFFGGKNGSQAFQAE